A portion of the Haemorhous mexicanus isolate bHaeMex1 chromosome 3, bHaeMex1.pri, whole genome shotgun sequence genome contains these proteins:
- the MFSD4B gene encoding sodium-dependent glucose transporter 1, with the protein MSVPSAEPCSPEEPPAEMEAALPPPGSEPAAAPAPPLAPPAAVRGAGPPEPRSSGPERPSEPAAGAMAEADRELRVPFIEAEETENETETEAAAGAAGGGWRCGRCGDGAALRWCISGTLCASFLGLGMSIAVLGPTFPTLAANVGKNVSDIYYIFVGRSLGSLGGSVVGGVLLDCMNATLLLAFSMLGTAAGLYVIPWCKQSLVLTILMSVIGGSMGILDTGGNVLALYTWGSEAGPHLQALHFCFAAGAFLAPMVAQMDLGSSTSEELAGAEKTNQSVLRSVPTASAASTTPALNDHRNESFLWSYIFIGTYILLVFILFFALFLKSSSTRDKSKASAQKDKLAKYHWPLVGLLFVFFLFYVGAEVTYGSYVYTYAMVFAEMKESEAATLNSVFWGTFAVCRGAAIFGAAFLSPATMIAMSLLCSAASSTALAFFAHYRAALWVGTAVYGASMATIFPSGIAWIEQYTVVEGKTASLFVVGAALGEMCIPVAVGYLQGRYHQVPVVMYTAFATSLVTVLLFPAMYKLANWPQQRDSQEASDRETRKTLLWNSRLTEDEEEHEREWNDADFEVVEMNDKLKNSLTDTSHRIPGDSPVEIPLQPHLDNALGDPPVVADGSPGRQNGSVDWEKSEQSQS; encoded by the exons ATGTCGGTCCCCAGCGCCGAGCCCTGCTCCCCGGAGGAGCCCCCGGCGGAGATGGAAGCGGCGCTGCCGCCCCCCGGCTCCGAGCCCGCCGCTGCTCCCGCTCCTCCTCTCGCTCCTCCAGCCGCCgtgcgcggggcggggccgccggAGCCGCGCTCCTCGGGCCCGGAGCGGCCCTCGGAGCCGGCGGCCGGAGCCATGGCCGAGGCCGATCGAGAGCTGCGCGTCCCCTTCATCGAGGCGGAGGAGACTGAGAATGAGACTGAGacggaggcggcggcgggggcggccggcggcggatggcgctgcgggcgctgcggggACGGGGCCGCGCTGCGCTGGTGCATCTCCGGGACGCTCTGCGCCTCCTTCCTGGGGCTG GGGATGAGCATCGCGGTGCTGGGTCCCACCTTCCCCACACTGGCCGCCAATGTCGGCAAGAACGTCAGCGACATCTACTACATCTTCGTGGGCCGGTCCTTGGGCTCCCTGGGCGGGTCGGTGGTCGGCGGGGTGCTCCTGGACTGCATGAACGCCACTCTGCTGCTCG CCTTCTCCATGCTTGGAACAGCAGCTGGTCTTTATGTGATACCCTGGTGTAAGCAATCCCTGGTATTGACCATCTTGATGTCAGTTATTGGAGGTTCCATGGGAATTCTGGACACAG GTGGCAATGTACTGGCACTGTATACCTGGGGATCAGAGGCTGGGCCACACTTGCAGGCTTTGCacttctgctttgctgctggtgcGTTTTTGGCTCCTATGGTGGCTCAAATGGACTTGGGGAGTTCTACATCTGAGGAACTTGCAGGGGCTGAAAAGACAAACCAGTCTGTCCTCAGGTCTGTGCCGACAGCATCGGCTGCATCAACTACACCAGCACTGAATGACCATCGCAATGAGAGCTTTTTGTGGTCCTATATTTTCATAGGGACCTATATTCTCTTAgttttcatcttattttttgctttgtttttaaagagcAGCTCAACTAGAGACAAATCAAAGGCTTCTGCGCAGAAGGACAAGCTTGCCAAATACCACTGGCCTCTCGTTGGTCTCTTGTTCGTGTTCTTCTTGTTCTACGTGGGAGCTGAGGTCACTTATGGCTCCTATGTATACACTTACGCAATGGTCTTTGCTGAGATGAAGGAAAGCGAAGCAGCCACCTTGAACTCTGTCTTCTGGGGCACGTTTGCCGTGTGCAGAGGCGCGGCGATATTCGGCGCTGCtttcctgtcccctgccaccaTGATCGCGATGAGCCTCCTGTGCTCCGCTGCCTCCTCCACGGCCCTGGCCTTCTTCGCCCACTACCGGGCCGCGCTGTGGGTGGGCACAGCCGTCTACGGAGCGTCCATGGCCACCATCTTCCCCAGCGGCATCGCCTGGATCGAGCAGTACACGGTGGTGGAAGGGAAGACGGCCTCTCTGTTCGTGGTGGGCGCGGCGCTGGGCGAGATGTGCATCCCCGTGGCGGTGGGCTATCTCCAAGGCAGGTACCACCAGGTTCCTGTCGTTATGTACACTGCCTTTGCCACCTCCTTGGTGACAGTCCTGCTCTTCCCCGCCATGTACAAACTGGCCAACTGGCCCCAGCAGCGTGACTCGCAAGAAGCGAGTGACAGGGAGACCCGGAAAACTTTGTTGTGGAACTCGAGGCTcactgaggatgaggaggagcaCGAGAGAGAGTGGAATGATGCAGACTTTGAGGTAGTAGAAATGAATGACAAGCTGAAAAACTCTCTGACGGACACCTCCCATAGGATACCAGGGGACTCTCCAGTCgaaatccctctccagccccatctGGACAATGCATTGGGTGATCCTCCAGTGGTTGCTGATGGCTCCCCTGGGAGACAAAATGGGAGTGTTGACTGGGAGAAGAGTGAACAGAGTCaaagctga